In Amblyraja radiata isolate CabotCenter1 chromosome 30, sAmbRad1.1.pri, whole genome shotgun sequence, a single window of DNA contains:
- the LOC116990057 gene encoding zinc-binding protein A33-like, with protein MNLKAKKSKLHCEKHQEELKLFCKTDKKLICLICATGQQHRSHSLMLIEEAIEFYKEQVKSSFESLTEKESEIQKIEQEQKESISGVQEESHNLQSQITSQFAELHQILTDKEQRLLGDVREEEEKIIKSMEKNLQGIQENLKSIQEELSKLQDQTDHKNGLIFLKTYS; from the exons ATGAATCTCAAAGCGAAGAAAAGCAAACTTCAttgcgagaaacatcaggaagaattgaagctgttttgcaaaactgacaagaaactgatctgtttGATTTGTGCAACTGGGCAGCAGCACAGGTCTCACAGCTTAATGCTGATAGAAGAAGCAATTGAATTCTACAAG GAACAGGTGAAATCTTCTTTCGAATCTCTCACAGAAAAGGAATCAGAGATCCAGAAAATTGAACAGGAACAGAAAGAGAGCATTTCTGGAGTTCAG gaagagtcacacaaccttcagtcacagatcacatcccagtttgctgaactgcaccagattctcactgataaAGAGCAGCGCTTACTCGGTGATGTCCGGGAAGAAGAGGAGAAGATTATAAaatcaatggagaaaaatcttcaagggatacaagagaatttaaaatcaattcaggaggaactctcaaaGCTACAGGACCAGACAGACCACAAGAACGGCctgatatttctgaag ACTTACTCGTAA